In one Drosophila albomicans strain 15112-1751.03 chromosome X, ASM965048v2, whole genome shotgun sequence genomic region, the following are encoded:
- the LOC117571689 gene encoding lysosomal aspartic protease-like — protein MRIGSVSKLVEFYKATFKYIMQKVITIVAVLLAVASAELHRVPLLKVENFVKTRGNIKAEVRAKYGLPQTSSSNHEHLSNYINMVYYGVISIGTPAKDFKVIFDTGSSNLWVPSKACWTEACKVHNEYDSRASSSYVANGTSFFLMYGSGSVFGFLSTDTVNVNGLSIANQTFAEATDDPGGNFETDKFDGILGMGYQNISEDNVVPPFYKMVSQGLVKHPVFSFYLARAGTSSNGGELIFGGSDPSLYKGNLTYVPVSKQGYWQFTMAGASVNGRSLCNNCQAVVDTGSSVIFPPYDAYILLNQILNVRNDGSVDCSSVSSMPVITFKIGTGKFTLTPSAYIIKVKNQCASAFVYLGTDLWVLGAVFIGQYYTEFDMGNNRIGFAPVA, from the coding sequence ATGAGAATTGGAAGTGTTTCAAAATTAGTTGAATTTTATAAGGCAACATTCAAATACATAATGCAAAAAGTAATCACAATTGTGGCTGTTCTACTCGCTGTGGCGAGCGCCGAACTGCATCGCGTCCCTTTGCTGAAGGTGGAGAACTTTGTGAAGACGCGTGGCAACATTAAGGCCGAGGTGCGGGCAAAGTATGGACTGCCTCAGACCTCTTCTAGTAACCACGAACACCTTTCCAACTACATAAACATGGTTTACTATGGTGTCATCTCCATTGGCACACCAGCCAAGGACTTTAAGGTGATCTTCGATACCGGTTCGTCCAATCTGTGGGTACCTTCGAAAGCATGTTGGACGGAGGCATGCAAAGTGCACAATGAATACGACTCAAGAGCGTCCTCCAGCTATGTTGCGAATGGCACAAGTTTTTTCCTTATGTATGGCAGTGGCAGCGTGTTCGGATTTTTGTCCACCGATACCGTCAATGTCAATGGATTGTCCATCGCTAATCAGACCTTTGCTGAAGCCACCGATGACCCCGGTGGCAATTTTGAAACCGATAAGTTCGATGGTATTCTTGGCATGGGATATCAGAATATTTCTGAGGACAATGTTGTCCCTCCCTTCTACAAAATGGTCTCGCAGGGACTTGTTAAACATCCAGTATTCTCCTTCTATTTGGCTCGTGCTGGCACCTCCAGTAATGGAGGTGAATTAATCTTCGGTGGTTCCGATCCGTCGCTGTACAAGGGAAATCTCACATATGTGCCCGTCTCTAAGCAGGGATACTGGCAATTCACCATGGCTGGCGCCTCTGTTAATGGTCGTTCGCTGTGCAACAATTGTCAGGCTGTTGTTGATACCGGCAGCTCGGTGATTTTTCCCCCTTACGATGCCTATATTCTGTTGAACCAGATCCTCAATGTGAGAAATGACGGCTCGGTCGATTGCTCCAGTGTCAGCTCGATGCCTGTCATTACCTTCAAAATTGGCACCGGCAAATTCACTCTGACACCATCTGCATACATTATTAAAGTCAAAAACCAGTGCGCGTCAGCTTTCGTATATTTGGGCACCGATTTGTGGGTCTTGGGCGCTGTCTTCATTGGAC
- the LOC117577713 gene encoding lysosomal aspartic protease-like, producing the protein MFKSIAILAIVLALTSAELHRMPIYKHENFVKTRGNVKAEVEHLRAKYGLPLARDVNEEELSNYINMAYYGAITIGTPPQSFKVLFDSGSSNLWVPSSKCWFFDIACMNHNQYDHDKSSTYVSNGESFSIQYGSGSLSGFLSTDTVDVNGLVITSQTFAEATSEPGTSFNNAKFDGILGMAYQSLAVDNVVPPFYNMVSQKLVDDSVFSFYLARDGTSTTQGGELIFGGSDASLYTGDLTYVPISEQGYWQFTLDGATIDGQTLCSDCQAIADTGTSLIVVTEDAYEILNNLLNVDDEGLVDCSTIDSMPVLSLKIGGTTFDLEPAAYIIQSDGECQSAFEYMGTDFWILGDVFIGKYYTEFDLGNNRIGFAPVA; encoded by the coding sequence ATGTTTAAGTCAATTGCAATTCTTGCCATCGTCCTGGCGTTGACCAGCGCTGAACTGCATCGCATGCCGATCTACAAGCATGAGAATTTCGTGAAGACACGCGGCAATGTCAAGGCCGAGGTGGAGCATCTGCGTGCCAAGTATGGATTGCCCCTGGCCCGTGATGTCAACGAGGAGGAGCTCTCCAACTACATCAACATGGCCTACTACGGTGCCATCACCATTGGCACACCTCCGCAGAGCTTTAAGGTGCTCTTCGACTCGGGTTCATCGAATCTGTGGGTGCCATCGAGCAAATGCTGGTTCTTTGACATCGCCTGTATGAATCACAATCAGTACGATCACGACAAATCATCGACCTATGTGTCCAACGGCGAAAGCTTCTCCATTCAATACGGTTCGGGAAGTTTGTCCGGTTTCCTTTCCACCGACACCGTCGATGTCAATGGACTGGTGATCACGAGCCAAACATTCGCCGAGGCCACCTCTGAGCCTGGCACCAGCTTCAATAATGCCAAATTCGATGGTATTCTCGGCATGGCTTATCAATCGTTGGCCGTGGACAATGTTGTGCCTCCCTTCTACAACATGGTCTCACAAAAGTTGGTCGATGATTCGGTCTTCTCATTCTATTTGGCACGCGATGGCACCTCCACCACTCAGGGCGGTGAATTGATCTTTGGCGGCTCTGATGCATCGCTGTACACCGGTGATTTGACTTATGTTCCCATCTCGGAGCAGGGATACTGGCAATTCACACTGGATGGGGCCACCATCGATGGCCAGACCTTGTGCTCTGATTGCCAAGCTATTGCCGATACCGGCACCTCGTTGATTGTCGTCACCGAAGATGCCTACGAGATCTTGAACAATCTGCTCAACGTGGACGATGAAGGTCTTGTTGATTGTTCCACCATTGATTCCATGCCCGTGCTGAGTCTGAAGATTGGCGGCACCACCTTCGACCTGGAGCCAGCTGCCTACATCATTCAGTCGGATGGCGAGTGTCAGTCGGCTTTCGAGTATATGGGCACAGATTTCTGGATCTTGGGCGATGTCTTCATTGGCAAGTACTACACCGAGTTCGATTTGGGCAATAATCGCATTGGATTTGCTCCAGTGGCTTAA
- the LOC117577641 gene encoding lysosomal aspartic protease-like yields MLKAITLLAVILAVASAELHRVPVLKVENFVKTRGNVKAEVEHLRAKYGLPQTRSVNGEELSNSMNMAYYGAITIGTPAQDFKVLFDSGSSNLWVPSNTCDSYACEVHNQYDSSASSSYVANGESFSIQYGTGSLTGILSTDTVNVNGLSIASQTFAEATNEPGTNFNDAKFDGILGMGYQSISQDNVVPPFYNMVSQGLVDSSVFSFYLARAGTSTTNGGELIFGGSDSSLYSGDLVYVPISEQGYWQFAMAGASVDGYSLCDDCQAIADTGTSLIVAPANAYELLNEILNVDDEGLVDCSSVSSLPVITFNIGTGSFTLEPSAYIIQSDGECQSAFQYMGTDFWILGDVFIGQYYTEFDLGNNRIGFAPVA; encoded by the coding sequence ATGCTAAAGGCAATCACACTTCTGGCCGTTATCCTGGCCGTCGCCAGCGCCGAACTTCATCGCGTCCCTGTGCTCAAGGTGGAGAACTTCGTCAAGACACGTGGCAACGTCAAGGCTGAGGTGGAGCATCTGCGTGCCAAGTATGGACTTCCCCAGACCCGTTCCGTCAACGGCGAGGAGCTTTCCAATTCGATGAACATGGCCTACTATGGTGCCATCACCATTGGCACACCTGCCCAAGACTTTAAGGTGCTCTTCGATTCCGGTTCCTCCAACCTGTGGGTGCCTTCGAATACCTGCGACAGCTACGCATGCGAAGTCCACAATCAATACGACTCGAGTGCGTCCTCCAGCTATGTGGCCAATGGAGAGAGCTTCTCCATTCAGTATGGCACTGGCAGCTTGACCGGAATTCTGTCCACCGATACCGTCAATGTCAATGGACTGTCCATCGCTAGTCAGACCTTTGCTGAGGCCACCAATGAGCCCGGAACCAACTTCAATGATGCCAAATTCGATGGTATTCTCGGCATGGGATATCAGTCTATTTCTCAGGACAATGTTGTGCCTCCCTTCTACAACATGGTCTCGCAGGGACTTGTCGACAGCTCGGTCTTCTCTTTCTACTTGGCTCGTGCTGGCACCTCCACCACCAACGGTGGTGAACTGATCTTCGGTGGCTCCGATTCATCGTTGTACTCGGGAGATCTGGTCTATGTTCCCATCTCTGAGCAGGGATACTGGCAATTCGCCATGGCTGGCGCCTCTGTCGATGGTTACTCGCTGTGTGATGACTGCCAGGCTATTGCTGATACCGGCACCTCTCTGATTGTTGCCCCTGCCAATGCCTATGAGCTGCTGAACGAGATCCTGAATGTGGACGATGAGGGTCTGGTCGATTGCTCCAGTGTCAGCTCGTTGCCTGTCATTACCTTCAACATTGGCACCGGCAGCTTCACCCTGGAACCATCTGCATACATCATTCAGTCGGATGGTGAGTGCCAGTCGGCCTTCCAGTATATGGGCACCGATTTCTGGATCTTGGGCGATGTCTTCATTGGACAGTACTACACTGAGTTTGACTTGGGCAACAATCGCATTGGTTTCGCTCCAGTTGCTTAA